A part of Amblyraja radiata isolate CabotCenter1 chromosome 23, sAmbRad1.1.pri, whole genome shotgun sequence genomic DNA contains:
- the LOC116986488 gene encoding tumor necrosis factor receptor superfamily member 5-like gives MMCPRALFCCILLLFQCCQLVSSSKCNPENQYAKFDKCCQKCSPGMYVSRECTVAKNTECQHCGPDRYQSQWNTLQHCQMHKICTSNGGFVVEKIGTSTSDTVCQCQVGKHCVNKDCEICEVNRVCEPGYGVVHRAESGNFTVPVCEMCEAGYYSNVSSNLEPCRKWSDCGSLQMLVNGTTTKDVQCGTLESPRKVVLVVIIALLSAVLTAIVLSFAIYSAHNQENRTKIRGTITRLVKCSRKTQYPVQELTENGNIVATAGEEDKSPDVMTELLPV, from the exons TGTTGTCAACTTGTCTCGAGCAGTAAATGCAACCCTGAAAACCAATACGCAAAATTTGACAAGTGCTGCCAGAAGTGTTCGCCTG GCATGTACGTGAGCAGGGAATGCACGGTGGCCAAGAACACGGAATGCCAGCACTGTGGTCCTGATCGTTACCAGTCCCAGTGGAACACATTGCAACACTGCCAGATGCACAAAATCTGCACCAGTA ATGGAGGATTTGTGGTGGAAAAGATTGGCACCAGTACCAGTGATACAGTCTGTCAGTGCCAGGTTGGGAAGCACTGTGTCAATAAGGACTGTGAGATCTGTGAAGTGAACAGAGTGTGTGAACCTGGCTACGGAGTTGTGCACAGAGCAG AAAGTGGAAATTTCACGGTCCCCGTGTGCGAGATGTGTGAGGCTGGATATTACTCGAATGTATCTTCTAACCTGGAACCCTGCAGGAAATGGAGCGA CTGTGGTTCACTCCAGATGCTGGTGAATGGGACAACAACAAAGGATGTGCAATGTG GGACACTGGAATCTCCACGCAAAGTGGTCTTAGTTGTGATCATTGCACTCCTTAGTGCAGTACTTACTGCCATCGTACTATCCTTCGCTATTTACTCTGCACACAATCAAG AGAATCGAACCAAGATACGGGGCACTATTACCAGGCTG GTGAAGTGCAGCAGGAAAACTCAGTATCCAGTCCAGGAGCTGACGGAGAATGGGAATATCGTGGCCACGGCTGGGGAGGAAGACAAGAGCCCGGATGTGATGACTGAGCTTCTGCCGGTGTAG